The segment AAAGGTCTTTCTTACATTTGCACCAAATAATTCATTTGCCTATTATATCCGGGCAAAAGCTTATCGCGGAAAAGGTGATATCAAAGGAGCTATCAGAGATTATGATAAAGTAATTGAACTTAATCCAAGGATGGCTGGCGTGTATTTTGAACGGGGACAGGTAAAGGATCAGATGGGAAAACCCGATGAGGCGCTTATTGATTATACTGCCTACATCGAACTTTTTCCTTATAATCCTCTTGCCTATCTTCATCGCGGAAATAGTTACAAATTGTTAGGGAACCATGAAGGCGCTTTAAAGGATTATTTAATCTATCTCAAACTTAATCCTAATGCATCCGATGCTGAAGAAATAAACAAGCAAATTAATGAATTGAAGGAATCATTATCAAAAGAAAGGATGTGATTTTATGAAAGTATTAATCGTTTATTACAGTACCTATGGTAATGTTTACAAAATGACAAAGCTTGTAGCGGAAGGGGTTAAAGAAGTTGAAGGGGCAGAACCACTGATCCGCAAGGTTCCGGAACTGATACCTCAATCGGTTATCGAGCCACGCGAAGATATGAGAGCGGGGAGGAATATGCAGAAAGACGTTCCCCTTGTTACCCTGGATGACTTTAAGGAAGCAGGGGCTATTGCTTTTGGCACACCGACAAGATTCGGGAATGTTTCTTCACAATTGAAAAACCAGATCGATCAACTTTCACCGCTATGGCTCGCAGGGGAATTGGAGGGCAAGCCGGCAGGCGTCTTTACCTCTACAGGAAGCATTCACGGAGGACAGGAAACCACCATACTTACCCTGGCAGCGCCCTTAATCCATCTTGGTATGATTATCGTTGGGGTACCTTACTCTGTTAAGGAGCTTTTCTTAACCACTGGCGGAGGCTCTCCTTACGGACCAGGCCACGTTGCAGGACAGGATAATAAGCGTGAAATAGATCAGCAGGAAGCGGTAATTTGCCGCGTTCTTGGCCGTCGCCTCGCTCAGATCGGGCTTTTACTTCAGAGGAAATAATAATTGAAAAAATATTTACGTAATTATTTTTGGTAGGGCAGAACCCACCCTACATTGGATTTTTTGGACAGCACGCAGGGCACTGCCTGCCAAATAATGAACCTGCCTTGGTATAGGTTGCTTCCTGTCAAGGAGTTTATACCAGGTAAAAAACGAACGTGCTTCCCGCAATAAGGTTCACTATGAATATTCTTATCATTATTACAAATCGTCATAAGAACCCCGTACCGGTTATCCCTATCGGCGCCTGCCTCGTTGCAGAAGCAGCCAGACATGCCGGCTATCATGTTCAGGTCATTGACCTGATGTTTAAAAAAAACCCTTTACAAGCGCTGGAATCCGAACTAACTAGGGTTAACTGGGATGTAGTCGGTCTCTCTGTCCGCAACATTGATAATAATGACATGCAAAATCCGGTAACATTTATCAGGGATCTGATACCGATAGTGGAAATTATCCGCAACAAAACACGGGCGGCTCTTGTTCTTGGGGGTTCAGCAGTTTCTGTAATGCCGGAGGAATTACTTCGTTATACAAAAGCGGATTGGGCGGTACTGGGTGACGGGGAAATTGTTTTCCCGCAATTATTGGCAATGCTTTCCCAGAGAGAAATACCTGATAAAGTTTCCGGGATTGCATGGCTGGAAGACGGCATATTCAGAAAGAACACGGCGTACGTGGAACGTTTTCTGGATGGATATATGGTTCCTGATTTCTATCGATGGATTGATGTCCGTGCATACCTGTCCAGGTTATCTACTATTCCTGTCCAGACAAAACTCGGATGTCATTTTAAATGTATCTACTGCACTTACAGAAAGATCGAAGGACACGATTATCGTTTGTGCGATTCCCGGGTCGTAGTTGATGCTGTCAAATATCTTGCTTCCCAGGGATTCCGTGATATAGAATTCGTTGATAATGTATTTAATTCTCCTTATGATCATGCCGTGGCCATATGCAAAGGGCTTGCTGAAATCAAATCTGATATTCGTCTCCAAAGCCTGGAACTGAATCCGCTATTTATAGATGACAACCTTCTCACCGTGATGGAGAGAGCCGGTTTTACCGGTATCGGTATCACCGCAGAAAGTGCGTCTGATGTTGTTCTGGAAGGACTTAACAAGGGTTTTACCTCAAAAAATATTTACCATGCGGCTTGCACAATACAACGCCACAAATTGCCTTGCCTTTGGATCTTCATGATCGGAGGTCCCCGTGAAACAAAGGAAACGGTTCGGGAAACCCTGCTGTTTGCAGAACAATACATACGCCCGGAAGATACTGCTTTTTTTAATACAGGGATACGCATATATCCGGGTACCGAACTTGAACATATTGCACGGAAAGAAGGTGTTCTGTCAGTCCCTTCAGAAGAAATGCTCGAGCCGGCATTTTACCTGTCTCCGGCCCTTGACCGGGATTGGTTGTCAAATACCATGCGGCATGCCCTGTCAACCCATATGAACTTTATTGATTCAGGCTCCCTTGGTTTGTCATTTCTCCCGGCAATCAACCGTCTTGGTTACAGGCTTGGTGTCCGGCCTCCGCTGTGGAGATATACACGCTCCATCCGGCGTTTACTCAAATCGTTAGGAATACCAGCATGAAAAAACCCATCGATAAAACAGGAACCTCGGGGTCGTTAAACGAAGATGTGTATATAGCATCTATTGCAATTACTACGCCGCCATACACTGTCGACCAGCCCCGGGCAGAAGCATTTCTGATAAAACATTATGCAAAAAAGCTAAGCCCTGAAAGACTAGCAATTATGCATAGAATGTTTTCTCATCCGGGCATAGCACGCCGGCACCTTGCAGTTGATGATCTGGAACAGCTTGTTAATGAGCATCCTGACGACCGCATAGCTCGCTTTACAAACAGGGCAGTTGATCTCTCTTCCGAAGCAATTAATGATGCCCTGGCACAGGTTGATTTACCGGTTGATGCTATTTCAGGACTAGTGGTTAATACCTGTACGGGATATATTTGCCCCGGCATATCGACGTATCTTATAGAAAAGTTGGGAATCTCTCATCAGATACAGGCTTATGACCTGGTTGGCAGCGGTTGCGGAGGGGCAATTCCCAATTTACAAATGTGCAGGAATATGGCTAACAAAACTGCGGCAGGTGTAATAATGAGTGTCTCTGTTGAGATATGCAGCGCCACATTTCAAATGGACGATGATTTGAGTCTGATAGTCTCAAATGCAATCTTTGCAGACGGTGCATCGGCAGCCTTGATCTGGCAGCGTCCTGTGGGATTAGGATTAACCCTTATTGATTCGGTCAGTCGTTTTGACCCCAAATACCGTGATGATATACGCTATATTTATAAGAACGGAAAACTGTATAATCAAATCTCTGTTTTGATACCAAAGATAGCCGGTAAGCTGGTTGCCAAAGTAATATCGGATCTGTTTAAACCCAGAGGATTACGGATAGAAGATATAAGATACTGGGTTTTTCATCCGGGAGGAACAAAGGTTATTAATGCGATAAGGGATGAGGTTGGGCTCTCTGAAAAACATTTCCAGGCAACACGCAAGATACTGGCTAACTTCGGTAATATGTCTTCACCAACCGTATGGTTTGTTTTGAAAGAGATACTAAATGAGGGAACTACACCAGGAGATTGGTGTGTCATGGTGTCCTTTGGTGCCGGCATGTCTGCACATGCGTTCCTTTTGAAAACATAAATATGCAGGGGAAGGTATTACGGACCGTCCCCTGTCACATAGTGTATCGTTCCACAAATATGTTTACATATGTTGTTGTCATTGCGAGCGACAGCGAAGCAATCTTAAGTCTTTGTGGAATAAAAGATTGCGGAGCTTGTTCCGGGCCTTTTTAGAGATTGCTTCGTCGCTTCGCTCCTCGCAATGACAGACGAAAAATCTTAGCGACCTTACAATGTCAGGCGAGGAATCTTCACTCCTCGCAATGACATTCGTTTTTGTATAGGTTTTTATGAAACGTTCTAATAGTTTGCAAAATTTTTTTAACTTCCCCACCTGACCAGAACGATTTAGGGTGGGATTTGATAAGTTGCCACTTTTTTAATCCCGAAGGGATGTTATGATTATAGTAAAAGATACAAAACATAGGTTAAACCCCGAAGGGGTGACAGAGAATACAGATTCTTCATACTATCCCTTCGGAATTATCGTTGTTTTATACTACCCCTTCGGGGTTACCTCATATTTACCCATAAATTAGGCCTTCGGCGACTTTGTTTGTAGCCACACGTAGGATCAAATGGAAATTAACACTGTCAGGGTTCTCAACCCTGACAGTGTTCTGATCATTAACTGGGACAAACACTATCGTATCATATTACCATCACCAACCTTATAACTACACCTCCCCGCAAACCCGTTTCATTAAATTGAAAATTCCTATACAATCGAGTTATAAGAACCTTAATCGTTGCTTGGAGCAAGCCCTGCTACGTCCAGTTAATTGACAGGCAGGCCTGCCCTACATGCAAGGAAATCAACATTATGACAAGCGGGCAACCGCTGTGAAGCAGAACAACATCATACTCAAAAGCCTTATGTAAAATCGATAACATTTTGCCGTTATTGAGACGCTATGCGCCTAAAAGCAGTTAACCTCCGGTTATACGCATCCATTCTGGCCATTCGGGCCATTTTGCCCGGAAGGCCTCATGGCAGCCAAAACATGCATTGCGCAGCATCGCATCAAAACTTTTATAGGTTTCAACAATATTTTGGCTCTTAGCCGTTTCAGCAATATTCTTTGATGCTTCGGCAACCACTTTTAAATATTTTTCAAAGTCTTTTTTTACTGCTGCGATATCTTCCGGCTTTCCCGGGTCCTTGCCTGTTTCTTTGAACCATTCACCAACGTTCCCGCTCTCCGGAAAGAAACTTTTTAATACATTCCCGGTACTTTCCGCAATTAACCGGGATTCATTGGTTACCGTATCGTAATCGCCGGTTATGATAGCATCAAGCATCCTTGATGTTTTAGAACTTATTATCTGCATTACTGCACGGGTGGGAGAAAGTTCTTCTTTATGAAAAGATTCAATAGTATCACTTGCATTTATGCTGCCCTTTCCCGTACAGATCAGTATTCCCGCTATTACAGCAAAAGAATACTTTAATAAAAGACGCTTTTTCATAAATTTCTCCTTTCATAAATAATTGTTTGGAATTTTATTGTACAGGTATGAATGTTGGGTGTAGTGCTTTAGGTTAGGTAGTACCGGAGGCCAATAAAATCCTGTCTCTCATTTTACAAATTTAACTTTTTGCGCTAATGGTATCATTAAGGATTTTGAGAAATTTATCAAGATCTATATTGTGCATCTTTGTCGCCATCTCAATGCTTGCAACCTTGCCCATGGTTTTTCTCATGACAGGGTTTGCCATCTGTGTGAAACCAAAGTCAAGAAAAACCTTAAGTGTCTCCGGATGTTGATCTACAACGTCGGATACTTTTGTATCTTTTGTAATATTGGCCTGCCTCAGGATTGCAGTTGGTTTAACCTCCTGGGTTAAATTCATCGTTCTCCACAAGTTATATCCAAAAATACCCAATGCTGCCAGTTCAAACCATCCTGATGTCCCGGCTGCTGCATAAAATAAGGGGTTTCCACCAGTAATACCAACCATAATTTGTGAAAACACCCTCATAAAACAACCAACATTTATTAGGACAAAGGTTGTGTTTGATAGTCTTAAACTATACATATTGACACCCTTAAAAGTCGGTACCATTTTAGAGGCATAGCCAATAATCATCATAGTTACAAAACCTACGGTAACAGCATGATTTAAAGAGCCGTGGAAGAATTTTTGTATCTCTGTGCCATGTTCCAAAAAGGACATGGAAGCGAGTATCATTGTACTAACCATAAGCCAGATATATGCGGTACGGATCGTTTTTGCATAGCTTCTGTCCATGACAACATCATCGAGTTCTTTTGTGGATCTTTCAAAGACCCGAAGACCCCAGATAAATGAAAAAATCGCAAATGCCATAGGAAGAGCAATAATTTGTGAACACCAAAGCGCTATGATATTTTTATCGGCAAATATCTGCGAAATAAAATAGATCGGAAGGGATAAATTTAAGACCCAAAAAGCCGTATCAACTGCTTCTTCTCTGACAGGTTTCGTATCGAGAAATGCATATACCGTCCTTATGTTAACGGCAAAAATAAACATAAATACAAAACCAAAAAGGTAAAGATGAACATAAGGGCTGAAAATGGCCCGTGGAATCTCATAAAGAGAATGGATATTTATATAAAATATCATCCCTAAATTGATTAGGGCTGCAACTACAAGCCACATAATTCCTGCTTTGAAAAACTTATCAAAGATACCAATCTTTTCTTTGCTTGACCGGATAGTTTGTAAAATGATAAACGTAAACAAACCAATTGATGTAGCTTCAAAAACAGCAGAGGCAGGAAGTAAGAATCTGATGAACTTAAAGGGTTCAAAAGGAAAAGGTTGCGTGATTGTTCTTAAGATAATGCCGGCAGTTATAAGCCCGTAACAAGCGGTCACTAGATTTTTATGCCTGATCTCGGCATTTTTTACTCTTGGAATAATATATAGAGCGAATCCCATAACAAAAAGGCCAAGCCATCCGTAAAGTTGTGCATGACCATGAGCCTGGATGAGGGCATAATATATTGCATCAAAATTTGATTTAAGGGCAATATAGCTAAGAATAAGGGTGCCAAAAGTCACACCAACGGTAAGTGTTATAATAATTGCTGTTTTGGCAAAAACCTCATAAACCTTATCTTCTTCAAGCTTTGGTATTTCGATATGTTCCCCACCGCCATTCGCAATAGCCTCGTTCAATTCTTTAACAAGGGTTTCGTAATCAACCTCGTGAGCCTTCGCAAAAAAGGCAATCGGCTCATTAGGTCCACGGACACCTCCTGCGATAACAAGATTATATTTCCTGAATACTGCTATTGTTTCAGGATGAGACTCAATAAGGTCCTTTATTATCGTATTTCTGTTTATTTCCATAATAAATAATTATAATACAAACTTTATCAAATCTTTCAAGAAAATAAAAAATTAGTAGTTTTAACCAGTGGAGGGTTGTGCGTAGGAGGAGGATATT is part of the Candidatus Jettenia sp. AMX2 genome and harbors:
- the wrbA gene encoding NAD(P)H:quinone oxidoreductase, whose protein sequence is MKVLIVYYSTYGNVYKMTKLVAEGVKEVEGAEPLIRKVPELIPQSVIEPREDMRAGRNMQKDVPLVTLDDFKEAGAIAFGTPTRFGNVSSQLKNQIDQLSPLWLAGELEGKPAGVFTSTGSIHGGQETTILTLAAPLIHLGMIIVGVPYSVKELFLTTGGGSPYGPGHVAGQDNKREIDQQEAVICRVLGRRLAQIGLLLQRK
- a CDS encoding radical SAM protein is translated as MNILIIITNRHKNPVPVIPIGACLVAEAARHAGYHVQVIDLMFKKNPLQALESELTRVNWDVVGLSVRNIDNNDMQNPVTFIRDLIPIVEIIRNKTRAALVLGGSAVSVMPEELLRYTKADWAVLGDGEIVFPQLLAMLSQREIPDKVSGIAWLEDGIFRKNTAYVERFLDGYMVPDFYRWIDVRAYLSRLSTIPVQTKLGCHFKCIYCTYRKIEGHDYRLCDSRVVVDAVKYLASQGFRDIEFVDNVFNSPYDHAVAICKGLAEIKSDIRLQSLELNPLFIDDNLLTVMERAGFTGIGITAESASDVVLEGLNKGFTSKNIYHAACTIQRHKLPCLWIFMIGGPRETKETVRETLLFAEQYIRPEDTAFFNTGIRIYPGTELEHIARKEGVLSVPSEEMLEPAFYLSPALDRDWLSNTMRHALSTHMNFIDSGSLGLSFLPAINRLGYRLGVRPPLWRYTRSIRRLLKSLGIPA
- a CDS encoding 3-oxoacyl-[acyl-carrier-protein] synthase III C-terminal domain-containing protein, with the protein product MKKPIDKTGTSGSLNEDVYIASIAITTPPYTVDQPRAEAFLIKHYAKKLSPERLAIMHRMFSHPGIARRHLAVDDLEQLVNEHPDDRIARFTNRAVDLSSEAINDALAQVDLPVDAISGLVVNTCTGYICPGISTYLIEKLGISHQIQAYDLVGSGCGGAIPNLQMCRNMANKTAAGVIMSVSVEICSATFQMDDDLSLIVSNAIFADGASAALIWQRPVGLGLTLIDSVSRFDPKYRDDIRYIYKNGKLYNQISVLIPKIAGKLVAKVISDLFKPRGLRIEDIRYWVFHPGGTKVINAIRDEVGLSEKHFQATRKILANFGNMSSPTVWFVLKEILNEGTTPGDWCVMVSFGAGMSAHAFLLKT
- a CDS encoding cytochrome c yields the protein MKKRLLLKYSFAVIAGILICTGKGSINASDTIESFHKEELSPTRAVMQIISSKTSRMLDAIITGDYDTVTNESRLIAESTGNVLKSFFPESGNVGEWFKETGKDPGKPEDIAAVKKDFEKYLKVVAEASKNIAETAKSQNIVETYKSFDAMLRNACFGCHEAFRAKWPEWPEWMRITGG
- a CDS encoding DUF1858 domain-containing protein, translating into MEINRNTIIKDLIESHPETIAVFRKYNLVIAGGVRGPNEPIAFFAKAHEVDYETLVKELNEAIANGGGEHIEIPKLEEDKVYEVFAKTAIIITLTVGVTFGTLILSYIALKSNFDAIYYALIQAHGHAQLYGWLGLFVMGFALYIIPRVKNAEIRHKNLVTACYGLITAGIILRTITQPFPFEPFKFIRFLLPASAVFEATSIGLFTFIILQTIRSSKEKIGIFDKFFKAGIMWLVVAALINLGMIFYINIHSLYEIPRAIFSPYVHLYLFGFVFMFIFAVNIRTVYAFLDTKPVREEAVDTAFWVLNLSLPIYFISQIFADKNIIALWCSQIIALPMAFAIFSFIWGLRVFERSTKELDDVVMDRSYAKTIRTAYIWLMVSTMILASMSFLEHGTEIQKFFHGSLNHAVTVGFVTMMIIGYASKMVPTFKGVNMYSLRLSNTTFVLINVGCFMRVFSQIMVGITGGNPLFYAAAGTSGWFELAALGIFGYNLWRTMNLTQEVKPTAILRQANITKDTKVSDVVDQHPETLKVFLDFGFTQMANPVMRKTMGKVASIEMATKMHNIDLDKFLKILNDTISAKS